A portion of the Pararge aegeria chromosome 10, ilParAegt1.1, whole genome shotgun sequence genome contains these proteins:
- the LOC120627004 gene encoding uncharacterized protein LOC120627004: protein MSIAFGFITVTYFFVSTNSLENVYPDNGWRPMSIEKVMALQRGFIKPPNLHLVKTLQNSPKRPTVINDFSNEKIVKIVHSNELKVKPIESYKVVPSSESYKVVPSSESYEGDSNEYHDLIKIIQPDGDTDSNWDKKKQNQQRQAKKIENLDLDAHLNNSISNQFKNTEKTDQNRPVKRNNVIVSSNTYAVKENIKEENQASDQTQQQQNNKRLKYELPKSATVNTKNNLTAHLLTILANYNIRTSDSLRNYDLSLRQNSRNLHNHDYVLMHVPVKLPMKYNNANHSPIDPLLAVFLSNYGHYIPSLYGFNGGYNNLYGYLASNNIHNNKPFGSYKIFSDTHSSH, encoded by the exons ATGAGTATAGCATTTGGTTTTATTACC GTGACTTATTTCTTTGTGAGCACAAACTCGCTGGAAAACGTTTACCCGGACAATGGCTGGAGACCCATGTCAATTGAAAAAGTCATGGCACTGCAAAGGGGTTTCATTAAACCACCCAACCTACACTTGGTAAAAACATTGCAAAATTCGCCCAAACGACCAActgtaataaatgattttagtaatgaaaaaattgtgaaaatcgTTCATTCAAATGAGTTAAAAGTAAAACCTATTGAAAGTTATAAAGTGGTGCCATCTTCTGAAAGTTATAAAGTGGTGCCATCTTCTGAAAGTTATGAAGGGGATAGCAACGAGTATCATG atttaattaaaataatacaacccGATGGAGACACCGATTCTAATTGGgacaaaaaaaagcaaaaccaGCAACGTCAagcaaaaaaaatcgaaaacctCGACCTTGATGCACATTTAAACAATTCAATATCAAATCAATTCAAGAATACTGAGAAAACCGACCAAAACCGACCAGTTAAGCGAAATAACGTTATAGTATCAAGTAACACTTACGcggtaaaagaaaatataaaggaAGAGAATCAAGCCAGTGATCaaacacaacaacaacaaaacaataaaaggttaaaatatgaattaccaAAATCGGCAAcagttaatacaaaaaataacttaacgGCACATCTTTTAACTATTCTTGCCAACTACAATATAAGAACCAGTGACAGTTTGCGGAATTACGATTTATCTTTAAGGCAGAATAGTAGAAATTTGCATAACCATGATTATGTTCTCATGCATGTCCCCGTCAAACTTCCAATGAAATATAACAATGCAAATCACTCGCCAATAGATCCTTTACTAGCGGTTTTCTTATCAAACTACGGGCATTATATACCAAGTTTGTATGGCTTTAATGGGGGTTACAACAACTTATACGGATACCTCGCCTCAAATAACATTCACAATAACAAACCATTTggttcttataaaatattttccgaTACTCATTCTTCACACTGA